One Leptospira wolbachii serovar Codice str. CDC genomic region harbors:
- a CDS encoding Gfo/Idh/MocA family protein has product MEKKVRLGVIGTGHMGQYHVNVAKQLSDAELIGIFDANLERATQIAEKHKTKAFPTVEELLKETDAIVIAAPTFLHHKIAKQALTEKKHVLVEKPISQTVEEAKELVALAKQNNLILQVGHVERFNGAVLELGKIAEHPLLIESRRIAPYNSRITDVGVVLDMMIHDIDIVLNLVKSEVKEVKAVGSSIVSNHEDIASVVLTFANGCVASLNASRASQAKIRTLNISQKDSYVFLDFTNQEIELHRQASSTTQLGTGEIKYRQESIVEKIFVHKDNPLKQEHEHFVKCIKGESEPMVKGDSDISTLEVAYKILEEIHGKK; this is encoded by the coding sequence ATGGAGAAAAAAGTCCGACTCGGAGTCATTGGTACTGGCCACATGGGCCAATACCACGTAAACGTTGCCAAACAGCTTTCTGATGCTGAACTCATCGGGATATTTGATGCCAACTTAGAACGTGCCACTCAAATTGCTGAGAAACACAAAACAAAAGCGTTTCCTACAGTGGAAGAATTGTTAAAGGAAACGGATGCCATTGTCATTGCCGCACCTACTTTCCTTCATCATAAGATCGCAAAGCAAGCGTTAACTGAAAAGAAACATGTTTTGGTGGAAAAACCTATTTCACAAACAGTGGAAGAAGCAAAAGAGTTGGTAGCTTTAGCAAAACAGAACAACTTGATTTTACAAGTGGGTCACGTGGAAAGATTTAATGGAGCCGTTTTGGAATTGGGCAAAATTGCAGAACACCCGCTCCTCATTGAATCCAGAAGGATTGCACCTTATAACAGTCGCATCACTGATGTTGGTGTAGTTTTGGATATGATGATCCACGATATTGACATTGTTTTGAACTTGGTAAAATCTGAAGTCAAAGAAGTAAAAGCAGTTGGTTCTTCGATTGTTTCCAATCACGAAGATATTGCTAGTGTGGTTCTTACTTTTGCTAATGGATGTGTTGCTTCCCTCAATGCGTCTCGTGCTTCCCAAGCAAAAATCAGAACTCTCAATATTTCTCAAAAAGATTCTTATGTATTTTTGGATTTTACCAACCAAGAGATTGAGTTGCATAGACAAGCAAGTTCAACAACTCAACTCGGAACTGGCGAAATCAAATACAGACAAGAATCTATCGTGGAAAAAATCTTTGTTCACAAAGATAATCCTCTCAAACAGGAACACGAACACTTTGTTAAGTGTATTAAAGGAGAATCAGAACCTATGGTGAAAGGTGATTCCGATATTAGTACATTAGAAGTGGCTTACAAAATCCTGGAAGAAATTCACGGCAAAAAATAA
- a CDS encoding YqgE/AlgH family protein, with the protein MTQNPDSTRGKLLISNSSVIQDFFHKTVILMVDHDDDGAFGLVINKPTDQTMESLIKNLPESAYSNKQVFSGGPVDSMFVSIIHNGKQTEDPGVEIVPGIYMARSFDTMLEVLSSDQIQFRVLQGYAGWSSGQLESEFERLSWVVSDQVDESIIFREDESEVVWREALRNKGGIYKYFVDHTKDPSLN; encoded by the coding sequence ATGACACAAAATCCTGATTCAACTCGCGGAAAGTTACTCATTTCCAATTCTAGCGTGATTCAGGATTTTTTTCACAAAACCGTCATCCTTATGGTTGATCATGATGATGACGGTGCTTTTGGTCTGGTTATAAACAAACCTACCGACCAAACAATGGAATCATTGATTAAAAATCTACCAGAGAGTGCCTATTCCAACAAACAAGTGTTCTCTGGTGGCCCTGTAGACAGTATGTTTGTATCTATCATTCATAATGGTAAACAAACGGAAGATCCTGGTGTGGAAATTGTGCCAGGGATTTATATGGCAAGAAGTTTTGATACTATGCTTGAAGTTCTTTCTTCTGATCAAATTCAGTTTCGCGTTTTGCAAGGATACGCAGGTTGGTCTTCCGGCCAATTGGAAAGTGAATTCGAAAGATTGTCTTGGGTAGTTTCTGATCAAGTAGACGAATCAATTATTTTTCGGGAAGACGAATCTGAGGTTGTTTGGCGAGAAGCTCTTCGAAACAAAGGTGGAATTTACAAATACTTTGTTGACCACACAAAAGATCCGTCTCTCAATTGA
- a CDS encoding SDR family NAD(P)-dependent oxidoreductase encodes MKLASKKIVLSSGSSPLGKELLSLLLLEGALVVVGDSNPEEIPNHPNLQKYKIDPSKPDQMERLIESAIETLDKIDVFILNSEQITYAEDEKEDWNKLKILFHSNTLAPIHTVQRLTNLISVGLHIIVVSSDLTKIPTPGFGLYGSTKSALDYFWDSFRKQIGREFRFSRVIALEPKLSDPKRLALRVLQSVLRPKKRRYEHISQLGNRFMLKFLPFLRFFRTLAYAFRLKQEKKKKISPNDLSPSTEN; translated from the coding sequence ATGAAACTTGCTTCCAAAAAGATTGTGCTTAGTTCAGGTTCCTCTCCTTTGGGAAAAGAACTTTTGTCTCTACTTCTTTTGGAAGGGGCACTCGTTGTAGTTGGTGATTCAAATCCAGAAGAAATTCCCAATCATCCGAATCTCCAAAAATATAAAATTGATCCTTCGAAACCGGATCAAATGGAACGATTGATTGAATCGGCTATTGAAACCTTAGACAAAATCGATGTATTCATTCTAAATTCAGAACAAATCACTTATGCGGAAGATGAAAAGGAAGATTGGAACAAACTAAAAATCCTTTTTCATTCGAATACACTGGCACCAATTCATACGGTGCAAAGGTTAACCAATTTAATTTCGGTAGGACTTCATATAATCGTTGTTAGTTCCGATTTAACAAAGATCCCTACTCCTGGATTCGGATTGTATGGATCGACAAAATCCGCTTTGGATTATTTCTGGGATTCCTTTCGTAAACAAATAGGGAGAGAGTTCCGATTTTCGAGGGTCATTGCCCTTGAGCCGAAACTTTCTGATCCGAAACGACTGGCACTTCGTGTTTTACAATCGGTGCTACGGCCGAAGAAGAGAAGGTATGAGCATATATCTCAGTTGGGAAATCGGTTTATGCTAAAATTTTTACCTTTTTTGCGTTTTTTCCGAACCTTGGCTTATGCATTTCGGTTAAAACAAGAGAAAAAGAAGAAAATTTCCCCTAACGATTTGTCGCCATCCACTGAAAACTAA
- a CDS encoding circularly permuted type 2 ATP-grasp protein → MFIADYSEKNIYDEMFSNEGYPRKSYDFVKTKMESLGGIELVKRSSSAERALMSLGITFTLYGDGGEQERIMPFDVIPRIVPSEEWISLEKGLKQRIQALNLFLTDIYGEGKILKDKIIPRDMIESSSGYLKQCIGLKPPKDIWIHITGTDLVRDGAGAFHVLEDNLRCPSGVSYVLENREVMKRTFPELFEKLNIRQVYDYPYHLRSMLENLTDVSDPVIAVWTPGVYNSAYYEHSFLAQKMGVYLVEGSDLIVENHKVYMKTTKGLRKVDVIYRRIDDTFMDQSSFRPDSLLGVKGIFEAFKRGNVALANAPGTGVADDKVIYSYVPKIIKYYLGEDPIIPNVPTYLCSEGPDLQFVLENIHNLVVKAANGAGGYGMIIGPKSTKQEQEDFKELIKADPRNYIAQPVLNLSTVPTLIADKIESRHVDLRPFILYGKDIYVMPGGLTRVALRKGSLVVNSSQGGGSKDTWVLG, encoded by the coding sequence ATGTTTATCGCCGACTATAGTGAAAAGAATATATATGATGAGATGTTTTCTAACGAAGGTTATCCGCGTAAAAGTTACGACTTTGTAAAAACGAAAATGGAGAGTTTGGGTGGGATCGAACTCGTAAAACGCAGTAGTTCTGCAGAAAGGGCACTCATGTCACTCGGTATCACCTTTACCTTGTATGGCGATGGTGGCGAACAAGAAAGAATTATGCCTTTTGATGTCATTCCCCGAATTGTACCGAGTGAAGAGTGGATCAGTTTAGAAAAGGGACTCAAACAAAGGATCCAAGCACTTAATTTATTTTTAACTGATATTTATGGAGAAGGAAAAATTCTCAAAGATAAAATCATCCCTAGGGACATGATTGAATCTAGTTCCGGATATCTCAAACAATGTATTGGTTTGAAACCTCCGAAAGATATTTGGATTCATATTACAGGAACAGATTTAGTAAGAGATGGAGCTGGTGCCTTCCATGTGTTAGAAGATAACCTACGTTGTCCTTCTGGTGTGTCTTATGTATTAGAAAATCGTGAAGTGATGAAACGAACTTTTCCCGAACTTTTCGAAAAGTTAAACATTCGCCAAGTTTATGATTATCCTTACCATCTAAGGTCCATGTTAGAAAACCTAACAGACGTTTCAGATCCAGTGATTGCTGTCTGGACTCCTGGGGTTTACAATTCCGCATATTATGAACATAGCTTCTTGGCTCAGAAGATGGGAGTGTACCTTGTAGAAGGATCGGATCTCATTGTAGAAAATCATAAAGTCTATATGAAAACGACCAAAGGCCTCCGCAAAGTAGATGTGATCTACCGAAGGATTGACGATACCTTTATGGACCAATCGAGTTTTAGGCCGGACTCTTTGCTTGGTGTCAAAGGAATCTTTGAAGCATTTAAAAGAGGGAATGTGGCGCTCGCCAATGCACCTGGAACTGGAGTTGCTGACGACAAAGTAATTTATTCCTATGTTCCAAAGATCATTAAATACTACTTAGGCGAAGATCCGATCATTCCAAACGTTCCTACTTACCTTTGTTCCGAAGGTCCAGATTTACAATTTGTATTGGAAAACATTCATAACTTGGTCGTAAAGGCAGCTAATGGTGCCGGTGGGTATGGAATGATCATTGGTCCAAAATCGACAAAACAGGAGCAGGAGGATTTTAAGGAACTGATCAAAGCAGATCCAAGAAACTATATTGCTCAACCAGTTTTGAATCTTTCCACAGTACCAACTCTCATTGCCGATAAAATTGAATCGAGACACGTCGATCTGAGGCCGTTCATTTTGTACGGTAAGGATATATATGTGATGCCAGGTGGGCTCACTCGAGTAGCTCTTCGAAAAGGATCACTTGTGGTCAATTCATCCCAGGGAGGCGGTTCAAAAGACACCTGGGTTCTAGGATAA
- a CDS encoding alpha-E domain-containing protein — protein sequence MLSRVAESVFWMNRYIERAENYSRFIDVNHQLSLDLNEEVPNQWLPLVHTTGDVELFEKRYSEPSPLNVIRFMTFDEENPNSIFQCLSRARENARTIRENISTSMWEVLNEFYLLIKDYRKVYMETSELHGDTLSMDLSEFLSTVRKSCQSFYGCSDATISHDEVWNFSLLGRFLERADKTTRILDMKYFILLPSVHDVGSTLDLLQWLSLLKSASAHEMYNQKYKRVDPTDIAEFLILNETFPRSIFFCLQEMQEALEKISGIKEGLPRNLAQDATTVYLNRLRSENIKSIFDKGLHEYLDDIQIELNHIGAKIVERFFTN from the coding sequence ATGTTAAGCCGAGTTGCAGAATCAGTTTTTTGGATGAATCGATATATCGAGAGAGCAGAAAACTACTCAAGGTTTATTGACGTCAATCACCAACTATCTTTGGATTTAAACGAAGAGGTTCCGAACCAATGGTTACCACTTGTACATACAACAGGTGACGTTGAACTTTTTGAGAAAAGATACTCAGAGCCAAGTCCGTTGAATGTCATACGGTTTATGACTTTTGATGAAGAAAATCCTAATTCCATATTCCAATGTCTCTCCAGAGCCAGAGAAAATGCTCGAACCATTCGTGAAAATATTTCTACCTCCATGTGGGAAGTGTTGAATGAATTTTATCTTTTGATTAAAGATTATCGTAAGGTTTATATGGAAACTTCGGAATTACATGGGGACACTCTTTCCATGGATTTGTCTGAGTTTTTAAGCACGGTTAGAAAGAGCTGCCAAAGTTTTTATGGATGTTCGGATGCTACCATTTCCCATGATGAAGTCTGGAATTTTTCACTTCTCGGAAGATTTTTGGAACGTGCGGATAAAACAACTAGAATTCTAGACATGAAGTATTTCATTCTACTTCCTTCTGTTCATGATGTTGGTTCAACCTTGGATTTATTGCAATGGTTATCATTACTAAAGTCGGCCTCTGCCCATGAGATGTACAATCAAAAATACAAACGAGTGGATCCAACAGATATCGCTGAGTTTTTGATTTTGAATGAAACGTTTCCGAGATCGATATTCTTTTGTTTACAAGAGATGCAAGAGGCTTTGGAAAAAATCTCTGGTATTAAGGAAGGATTGCCGCGTAACTTAGCCCAGGATGCGACCACAGTTTATTTGAATCGGCTTAGATCAGAAAATATAAAATCCATTTTTGATAAAGGTCTACATGAATACCTAGATGATATTCAAATTGAATTAAATCACATCGGTGCCAAAATCGTGGAACGATTTTTTACAAACTAA
- a CDS encoding transglutaminase family protein translates to MSIRVALSHITTYQYDKSIKLSPHVVRLRPAPHTKNHIVSYSLNILPEQKFLNWQQDPFGNYLARLVFPEKTNILQVAVDLVTDLKVINPFDFFVEEYAENFPFTYDKVLKKELAPYLKVKKPGKLLASYLKTIDLEPRRIVEFLVAVNAKVYSDVGYVIRMEPGIQPTELTLSSRMGSCRDSAYLLVQILRNLGLAARFVSGYLIQLKADVKSLDGPSGAESDFTDLHAWAEVYIPGAGWVGLDPTSGLFTGEGHIPLAATPEPESAGPIYGFAEKAKLEFSFHMSVERVLETPRVTLPYQDEDWNRIIRLGDSIDKRIKKNDIRLTIGGEPTFVSTENSEAPEWNFDALGFEKYSKSEQLIKKLSKHFAPGGLLQYGQGKWYPGEPLPRWAMISYWRKDGEPIWNHPYLLADDRYTGSATTEDARRFISVLGEYLRVPTTSIHTAYEDNLYYLWQEANLPAQTESMLDDLNTYDEMERKRILKVVDSGLHREVGYTLPLDYDVVNQSWTSDEWIFRRGKMYLIPGDSPVGLRLPLHSLGGKQTPSSPEDPAAPKPDLPKAKELGQSPFLTTTVSYVAAEERTRTALCVEPRNGNIRVFLPPIKSLEGWLRLIYAIEQTALGTDIPIVLEGYEAPHDPRLNRFKITPDPGVIEVNFHPSSSFGEIIEKTKILYEEAHQLRLTAEKFLIDGRHSGTGGGNHITLGGASVGDSPFLRKPSLLRSLVAYWQNHPGLSYLFSGMFIGPTSQSPRIDEGRNDSLHELKIAFQQIDSSKHTSPWMLDRVLRNILIDITGNTHRTEISIDKLFDPGSPTGRLGLIEMRAFEMPPHYQMSVIQQAFMMAIICRFWEDPYYGNPINWNTDLHDRFMLPYFVYRDFKEVIQDLQNSGFGFLSKDFDPFFEFRFPQYGICYLDGMEIELRMALEPWNVLGEENTAQGTSRGVDSATERVQVKVKGFHPERYKLSCNGYEVPLQATSVHNEYVAGVRFKAWSPVFTLHPHLPAQQSLVFDVYDTWNHRALGGCTYHVSHPGGLSYQTIPINGYEAESRRISRFWTHGHKIGKSLPPVRLENKAFPSTLDLRMVTFK, encoded by the coding sequence ATGAGTATACGAGTTGCACTTTCCCATATCACAACCTATCAATATGACAAGTCTATTAAACTATCTCCACATGTAGTCAGATTAAGACCGGCCCCACATACTAAAAATCATATTGTTTCTTATTCATTAAATATATTACCGGAACAAAAATTTCTAAATTGGCAACAAGATCCATTTGGAAATTATTTGGCTCGATTAGTATTTCCAGAAAAAACCAATATATTACAAGTAGCGGTTGATTTAGTTACTGATTTAAAAGTAATCAATCCATTTGATTTTTTTGTCGAAGAATATGCGGAGAACTTTCCATTTACTTATGATAAGGTTTTAAAGAAGGAACTGGCACCTTATTTAAAAGTTAAAAAACCGGGGAAACTTCTCGCATCTTATCTAAAAACAATTGATTTAGAACCAAGAAGGATCGTTGAATTTTTAGTGGCAGTGAATGCTAAAGTATACTCTGACGTTGGTTATGTGATCCGAATGGAACCGGGAATCCAGCCAACTGAATTGACATTATCTTCTCGTATGGGTTCTTGTAGAGATTCTGCTTATTTACTCGTCCAGATACTCAGAAATCTGGGGCTTGCCGCAAGATTTGTATCCGGATATTTGATTCAATTGAAAGCGGATGTAAAATCTTTGGATGGTCCATCGGGAGCTGAATCCGATTTTACAGACTTACATGCTTGGGCGGAAGTTTATATCCCAGGAGCTGGATGGGTTGGCCTTGATCCAACTTCTGGTCTTTTTACAGGCGAAGGCCATATTCCATTGGCTGCCACTCCGGAACCAGAATCGGCCGGACCTATTTATGGTTTTGCTGAAAAAGCAAAATTGGAATTTTCATTTCACATGAGTGTGGAAAGAGTTTTAGAAACGCCTCGTGTCACCTTACCTTACCAAGACGAAGATTGGAATCGAATCATTCGGTTAGGTGATTCCATTGACAAACGAATTAAGAAAAATGATATCAGGCTTACTATCGGAGGGGAACCTACATTCGTTTCTACTGAAAATAGCGAAGCTCCTGAATGGAATTTTGATGCTTTAGGTTTCGAGAAATATTCCAAATCAGAACAATTGATCAAGAAACTCAGTAAACACTTTGCACCAGGCGGACTTCTGCAATATGGACAAGGAAAGTGGTATCCAGGGGAACCTCTGCCACGCTGGGCGATGATTTCCTATTGGAGAAAAGATGGAGAGCCTATCTGGAACCATCCGTATCTGCTTGCAGACGATCGTTATACGGGATCGGCCACAACAGAGGATGCGAGAAGGTTCATTAGTGTTCTTGGGGAATATCTTCGAGTTCCTACTACATCGATCCATACGGCTTACGAGGATAATTTATATTATCTTTGGCAAGAAGCCAATCTACCTGCTCAAACAGAATCGATGTTAGATGATCTAAACACTTATGATGAGATGGAACGTAAACGTATTCTTAAAGTAGTCGATTCTGGTTTACATCGTGAAGTGGGATATACTCTTCCTTTAGATTATGATGTAGTCAATCAATCTTGGACATCGGATGAATGGATTTTTCGACGTGGGAAAATGTATTTAATCCCTGGAGATTCACCTGTCGGATTGAGATTACCATTACATTCGTTAGGTGGAAAGCAAACACCTTCATCCCCTGAAGATCCAGCTGCTCCCAAACCAGATCTGCCCAAAGCAAAGGAATTAGGCCAGTCACCATTTCTCACAACTACAGTTAGTTATGTGGCAGCAGAAGAACGAACGCGTACGGCTCTTTGTGTTGAACCTAGAAATGGAAACATCAGAGTATTTTTACCGCCAATCAAGTCATTAGAGGGTTGGTTACGTCTGATTTATGCGATTGAACAAACAGCCCTTGGTACGGATATTCCTATTGTATTAGAAGGGTATGAAGCACCGCATGATCCAAGATTAAATCGTTTTAAAATCACTCCCGATCCAGGTGTCATTGAAGTTAATTTTCATCCTTCCTCTTCTTTCGGAGAGATCATTGAAAAGACAAAAATTCTTTATGAAGAGGCGCACCAACTTCGTTTGACAGCAGAAAAATTTTTGATAGATGGTCGTCACTCGGGAACAGGTGGAGGAAACCATATCACTCTGGGTGGTGCTTCTGTGGGTGATAGCCCGTTCTTACGTAAACCTTCGCTTTTACGAAGTTTGGTGGCGTATTGGCAAAACCATCCAGGGCTTTCTTATTTATTTTCTGGTATGTTTATTGGTCCAACTTCTCAATCTCCTAGGATTGATGAAGGTAGAAATGATTCTTTACATGAATTAAAAATTGCATTTCAACAAATTGATTCCAGTAAACATACTTCACCTTGGATGTTAGATCGAGTGTTAAGAAATATTTTAATCGATATTACCGGAAATACACATCGAACAGAAATTTCTATAGATAAACTTTTTGATCCTGGATCTCCTACTGGAAGATTGGGACTCATTGAAATGCGGGCTTTTGAAATGCCACCTCATTATCAAATGAGTGTGATCCAACAAGCATTTATGATGGCAATCATCTGTCGGTTTTGGGAAGATCCTTATTATGGAAATCCCATTAATTGGAATACGGACTTACACGATCGATTTATGTTGCCCTACTTTGTTTATCGTGATTTTAAAGAAGTAATCCAAGATTTACAGAATAGTGGATTTGGATTTTTATCAAAAGACTTTGATCCATTTTTTGAATTTCGATTTCCTCAATATGGAATTTGTTATTTGGACGGTATGGAAATTGAACTTCGTATGGCCTTGGAACCTTGGAATGTCCTTGGTGAAGAAAATACGGCGCAGGGAACTTCACGTGGTGTAGATTCTGCAACAGAACGAGTCCAAGTAAAAGTAAAAGGCTTTCATCCAGAAAGGTATAAATTGAGCTGCAATGGGTACGAGGTTCCGCTACAAGCAACATCTGTTCATAATGAATATGTTGCTGGTGTTCGTTTCAAAGCTTGGTCACCTGTTTTTACTTTACATCCTCACTTACCTGCACAACAATCTTTGGTATTCGATGTTTACGATACTTGGAATCACAGAGCGCTTGGAGGATGTACTTACCATGTTTCTCATCCAGGAGGATTGTCTTACCAAACGATTCCTATCAATGGGTATGAAGCGGAATCCAGACGAATTTCCCGTTTTTGGACTCATGGTCATAAGATTGGAAAGAGTTTACCACCGGTCCGGTTGGAAAATAAAGCCTTCCCATCAACATTGGATCTTAGGATGGTAACATTCAAATAG
- a CDS encoding circularly permuted type 2 ATP-grasp protein, whose protein sequence is MMTQDPYQLIGNYKTIPGVYDELYDADGQIRNKYKFLVKSFQELGPAELVNRRRDTDRILRENGVTYNLYQTDSPEAKERPWDLDLFPLVMESEEWRLLERGLNQRADLLDALVRDVYSKRRLLHEKKIPPEILFNETSFLRACDGMYDSNHFLAKNPALLFFVCDLIRAADGNFYVLNDRVQAPSGSGYSLENRIVLSRIFPSMYRDAMVHRVAVYFRSLRKSLTQLAGVTGREPVIVLLTPGPSNETYFEHAYLAGYLGYTLVQGGDLTVRKNKVYMKTVEGLQQIDLILRRVDDNFMDPLELRGDSLLGVPGLLESVRSGNVKIANPIGTGFLENRALLPFYSDLSRFYLGEDLILPMAPTYWMGTPHHFQLVLQNPEKYVFKTVSRTDEEKPVTFIELSGDRKDSFLCKLKLSPNRFIAQEMIASATVPVLGENGFRPGRAIMRTFVSSSGSGYQTMAGGLVRVSPSLDDFFITSQRGAWSKDLWVLATETQKEESLLVPKSDQVLISRKSAGVPSRVADNLFWLARYLERSENQTRVIREATFKILQVEDGYERESLENSLKLVTHVTNSYPGFIGDDASELFVNPFPELQRLTSDRQVVGSLAFHLRSLVIASKSVRDRLSEDMKKILLQLEDQSNHEIESYDQIIDFLQKIIVNLSSLTGLSFENMSREAGWYFLNLGRRIERSINMILMLQGMIRWDSFRDKASFETFLRINDIRLTYNRRYSGKIDQESVLDILLFDTTNPRSFAYQLEQINSDIQFLPGKDEKVVYSEDRAALQLYTHFKMKDISIFFELENPLESVSVWLEELHNYLKQLSEALSARYFNYTEEQTRIGDGNG, encoded by the coding sequence ATGATGACCCAAGATCCTTATCAGTTAATCGGAAATTATAAAACGATTCCTGGAGTTTATGATGAACTCTATGATGCAGATGGTCAAATTCGGAACAAATATAAGTTCTTAGTTAAATCCTTCCAAGAGCTAGGGCCTGCTGAACTAGTCAATCGACGACGTGATACAGATCGAATTCTTAGAGAAAATGGAGTCACATACAATTTATACCAAACTGATTCACCGGAAGCAAAAGAAAGGCCTTGGGACCTGGATTTATTCCCATTGGTTATGGAAAGTGAAGAGTGGAGACTGTTAGAGAGAGGTCTTAACCAAAGAGCTGATTTATTAGATGCGCTTGTAAGGGATGTATATTCCAAAAGACGACTGTTACACGAAAAAAAAATTCCTCCAGAAATTCTTTTTAACGAAACTTCCTTTCTACGTGCTTGTGATGGTATGTATGATTCGAATCACTTCCTCGCTAAGAATCCTGCCCTCCTATTTTTTGTTTGCGATTTGATTCGGGCCGCCGACGGAAACTTTTATGTTTTGAATGATAGAGTCCAAGCTCCCTCTGGTTCTGGATATTCACTCGAAAACCGTATTGTACTCTCTAGAATTTTTCCTAGTATGTACCGTGATGCAATGGTTCATCGAGTTGCGGTTTATTTTCGATCATTGCGAAAATCCTTAACTCAACTTGCAGGTGTTACTGGGCGCGAACCTGTGATTGTATTATTAACTCCTGGTCCATCAAATGAAACTTATTTTGAACATGCTTATCTTGCTGGTTATTTAGGTTACACTCTCGTGCAAGGTGGGGATCTAACTGTTAGAAAAAATAAAGTTTATATGAAAACTGTGGAAGGTTTGCAACAAATCGATTTAATTTTGCGTCGGGTGGATGACAATTTTATGGATCCACTCGAACTAAGAGGGGATTCACTACTTGGGGTTCCAGGGCTTTTAGAATCAGTGCGTTCTGGAAATGTAAAAATTGCCAATCCGATCGGAACGGGTTTTTTGGAAAACCGCGCATTGTTGCCTTTTTATTCAGACTTAAGCCGTTTTTATTTAGGTGAAGATTTAATACTTCCAATGGCACCAACGTATTGGATGGGAACACCACACCACTTTCAATTAGTTCTACAAAATCCAGAAAAATATGTTTTTAAAACTGTATCTCGTACGGATGAAGAAAAACCGGTTACCTTTATTGAACTGAGTGGGGACAGAAAGGATTCCTTTTTGTGTAAGCTGAAATTATCCCCCAATCGTTTTATTGCGCAGGAAATGATTGCTTCTGCCACTGTTCCAGTGTTAGGTGAAAATGGATTCCGCCCAGGTCGCGCTATTATGAGAACCTTTGTTTCTTCTTCCGGATCTGGTTACCAAACAATGGCAGGTGGATTGGTTCGAGTATCACCTTCATTAGATGATTTTTTTATCACTAGTCAAAGAGGAGCCTGGAGTAAGGATTTATGGGTTCTCGCAACGGAAACGCAAAAAGAGGAATCACTGCTTGTTCCAAAATCAGATCAAGTTTTGATTTCAAGAAAAAGCGCAGGAGTTCCAAGTCGGGTAGCAGACAATTTATTTTGGCTAGCAAGATATTTGGAACGATCAGAGAACCAGACAAGAGTTATACGAGAAGCTACTTTTAAAATTTTACAAGTGGAAGATGGTTACGAAAGAGAATCATTGGAGAATTCGTTAAAATTAGTAACTCACGTCACCAATAGTTATCCTGGCTTTATTGGGGATGATGCAAGTGAATTATTTGTAAATCCATTCCCAGAGTTGCAACGACTGACGTCGGATCGTCAAGTAGTGGGTAGTTTGGCTTTCCATTTAAGAAGTTTGGTAATTGCTTCTAAATCGGTTCGGGATCGTCTTTCTGAAGATATGAAAAAGATATTATTACAGTTAGAAGATCAATCCAATCATGAAATTGAATCTTATGATCAGATTATAGATTTTTTACAAAAGATCATAGTGAATCTATCTTCTTTAACTGGGTTGTCCTTTGAAAATATGAGTAGGGAAGCCGGTTGGTATTTCCTAAACTTAGGTCGCCGAATTGAAAGATCTATCAATATGATTTTGATGTTACAAGGAATGATTCGATGGGATAGTTTTAGAGATAAGGCTTCTTTTGAAACATTTTTACGAATTAACGATATCCGACTAACATACAATCGACGTTATAGTGGGAAAATAGATCAGGAATCGGTATTGGATATTTTGTTATTTGATACAACCAATCCTAGGTCATTTGCATACCAGTTAGAACAAATCAACTCAGATATCCAGTTTTTACCGGGTAAGGATGAGAAAGTTGTTTATTCGGAAGACCGCGCAGCCCTACAATTGTATACCCACTTTAAGATGAAAGACATATCTATTTTCTTTGAGTTGGAAAATCCATTAGAATCGGTTTCTGTTTGGTTAGAAGAATTGCATAATTATTTGAAACAATTGTCAGAAGCATTGTCAGCACGATACTTCAACTATACCGAAGAACAAACGAGGATCGGTGATGGCAATGGCTGA